Proteins from a genomic interval of Cyanobium sp. AMD-g:
- a CDS encoding FmdB family zinc ribbon protein, which yields MPVYEYSCSNGCDNYEVWRSIDERQKQTNCPTCTAEGVRVFTPVMSLSGPLRLKQEQSGPRLVRKETKEPAGKQRLKESGTRPWMLNRGC from the coding sequence ATGCCTGTCTACGAATACAGCTGCAGCAATGGCTGCGACAACTATGAAGTCTGGCGCAGCATCGATGAGCGTCAGAAGCAAACCAACTGTCCGACCTGCACGGCGGAAGGGGTCCGCGTGTTCACCCCTGTGATGTCGCTCAGCGGTCCGCTCAGGCTGAAGCAGGAACAATCCGGTCCGCGCCTGGTGCGCAAGGAAACCAAGGAACCGGCCGGTAAGCAGCGGCTCAAAGAGAGTGGCACCCGTCCCTGGATGCTGAATCGCGGCTGTTAG
- the queC gene encoding 7-cyano-7-deazaguanine synthase QueC — MTPPPPTPLAIALLSGGLDSATAAALAIEAGHRVIGLSFDYGQRHRRELAAAAAVAAALALEEHHVIAVNLAAWGGSALTDPAIPVPDEGVRAGVIPTTYVPGRNTVFIALGLSLAEARGATSLVLGVNAVDYSGYPDCRPDYLAAFQTLADLASKAGREGQGARLWAPLVAWDKTTIVHEALRLGVPIAATWSCYSGEDLPCGRCDSCRIRDAALVASGRADLASAAIRAGADR, encoded by the coding sequence ATCACGCCCCCCCCACCCACGCCACTCGCCATCGCGCTGCTCTCCGGCGGGCTGGATTCGGCCACCGCCGCCGCCCTGGCGATCGAGGCGGGCCACCGGGTGATCGGCCTCTCCTTCGATTACGGCCAGCGCCACCGGCGCGAGCTGGCCGCCGCTGCCGCGGTGGCCGCCGCTCTGGCCCTCGAGGAGCACCACGTGATCGCCGTGAACCTGGCGGCCTGGGGTGGCTCGGCCCTCACCGATCCGGCCATCCCCGTCCCCGACGAGGGGGTGCGCGCGGGGGTGATTCCCACCACCTATGTTCCCGGGCGCAACACGGTCTTCATCGCCCTGGGGCTGAGCCTGGCCGAAGCCCGCGGCGCCACCAGCCTGGTGCTGGGGGTCAACGCGGTGGATTACTCCGGCTATCCCGATTGCCGCCCCGACTACCTGGCCGCCTTCCAGACCCTGGCCGACCTGGCCAGCAAGGCGGGCCGAGAGGGCCAGGGGGCCCGGCTGTGGGCGCCGCTGGTGGCCTGGGACAAGACCACGATCGTGCACGAAGCGCTGCGGCTGGGGGTGCCGATCGCGGCCACCTGGAGCTGCTACAGCGGCGAGGATCTCCCCTGCGGCCGCTGCGACAGCTGCCGCATCCGTGATGCCGCCCTGGTTGCCTCCGGCCGGGCCGATCTGGCCAGCGCCGCCATCCGCGCCGGAGCCGACCGTTGA
- a CDS encoding CTP synthase yields the protein MTAPSATRGHAAKFVFVTGGVVSSIGKGIVAASLGRLLKSRGYSVSILKLDPYLNVDPGTMSPYQHGEVFVTEDGAETDLDLGHYERFTDTAMSRLNSVTTGSIYQAVINKERRGDYNGGTVQVIPHITGEIRERIHRVAANSGADVVITEIGGTVGDIESLPFLEAIREFRGDVGRQDLAYVHVTLLPFIGTSGELKTKPTQHSVKELRSIGIQPDVLVCRSDRPISTDLKAKIGGFCGVPASAVIQALDADSIYAVPLAMESEGLCRQVLDVLSLVDHDSDMARWADLVEKLRHPGPAVKVALVGKYVQLNDAYLSVVEALRHACLERDASLDLHWVCAEQIESQGAEALLRGMDAVVVPGGFGHRGVDGKVAAIRWAREQRVPFLGLCLGMQCAVIEWARHQAGLEGATSAELNPASPHPVIHLLPEQQDVVDLGGTMRLGVYPCRLTAGTMAQRLYGEEVVYERHRHRYEFNNAYRSLFLESGYEISGTSPDGRLVELIELKDHPFFTACQYHPEFLSRPGKPHPLFRGLIEAAQQRRGDVARNVQQAQATSAPQAMPVQA from the coding sequence TGCTCAAGTCGCGGGGCTACAGCGTCTCGATCCTGAAGCTGGATCCCTACCTCAACGTGGATCCGGGCACGATGAGCCCTTATCAGCACGGTGAGGTGTTCGTCACCGAAGACGGCGCCGAGACCGACCTGGATCTGGGCCACTACGAGCGCTTCACCGACACGGCCATGTCACGCCTCAACAGCGTGACCACCGGCTCGATCTACCAAGCAGTGATCAACAAGGAGCGCCGCGGCGATTACAACGGCGGCACCGTCCAGGTGATCCCCCACATCACCGGTGAGATCCGCGAGCGCATCCACCGGGTGGCGGCCAACAGCGGCGCCGACGTGGTGATCACCGAGATCGGCGGCACCGTGGGCGACATCGAATCGCTGCCGTTCCTGGAGGCGATCCGCGAGTTCCGCGGCGATGTCGGCCGCCAGGACCTGGCCTATGTGCACGTCACCCTTTTGCCGTTCATCGGCACCTCCGGCGAACTCAAGACCAAGCCCACCCAGCATTCGGTGAAGGAGCTCCGATCGATCGGGATCCAGCCCGACGTGCTCGTCTGCCGCAGCGACCGGCCGATCAGCACCGACCTCAAGGCCAAGATCGGCGGCTTCTGCGGCGTGCCGGCCAGTGCCGTGATCCAGGCCCTCGATGCCGACAGCATCTACGCGGTGCCCCTGGCGATGGAGAGCGAGGGCCTCTGCCGCCAGGTGCTTGATGTCCTCTCCCTGGTTGACCACGACAGCGACATGGCGCGCTGGGCCGACCTGGTGGAGAAGCTGCGCCACCCGGGGCCCGCCGTGAAAGTGGCCCTGGTGGGCAAGTACGTGCAGCTCAACGACGCCTACCTGTCGGTGGTGGAGGCGCTCCGCCATGCCTGCCTGGAGCGGGACGCCTCCCTCGATCTCCACTGGGTCTGCGCCGAGCAGATCGAAAGCCAGGGTGCCGAGGCCCTGCTGCGGGGCATGGATGCGGTGGTGGTGCCCGGCGGTTTCGGCCACCGCGGTGTCGATGGCAAGGTGGCGGCGATCCGCTGGGCCCGCGAGCAGCGGGTGCCGTTCCTGGGGCTCTGCCTGGGGATGCAGTGCGCCGTGATCGAGTGGGCCCGCCACCAGGCCGGCCTGGAGGGTGCCACCAGCGCCGAACTGAATCCGGCCTCGCCGCACCCGGTGATTCACCTGCTGCCGGAGCAGCAGGACGTGGTCGATCTGGGGGGCACCATGCGGCTGGGCGTCTACCCCTGCCGGCTGACGGCGGGCACCATGGCCCAGCGCCTGTACGGCGAGGAGGTGGTCTATGAGCGCCACCGCCACCGCTACGAGTTCAACAACGCCTACCGCTCCCTGTTCCTGGAATCGGGCTACGAGATCAGCGGCACCTCCCCCGACGGCCGCCTGGTGGAGCTGATCGAACTGAAGGATCACCCCTTCTTCACCGCCTGCCAGTACCACCCGGAGTTCCTCTCCCGCCCCGGCAAGCCCCATCCCCTGTTCCGGGGGCTGATCGAGGCGGCCCAGCAGCGGCGCGGTGACGTGGCCCGCAACGTCCAGCAGGCCCAGGCCACTTCCGCTCCCCAGGCGATGCCTGTGCAGGCCTGA
- a CDS encoding ecotin family protein: protein MRIPMAHALRRASLTAATASVIVTLPSLLAGLGAPALAIPRLDLTPYPKPTAAQTRWVIQLPGVLPPGADPRLSPHPSDWRVQLIPGREVEVDCNQQAFRGRFRTSKLKGLGVSVYTVSDVGPTVSTRMACPPGQAKRTVFVPMGSKPFVVPYDASRPIVLYTPKDLQLRWRLWKAEKVQQPAQAL, encoded by the coding sequence ATGAGGATCCCCATGGCCCACGCCCTGCGCCGCGCCAGCCTGACGGCCGCCACCGCCAGCGTCATCGTCACCCTGCCGTCCCTGCTGGCGGGACTGGGGGCTCCGGCCCTGGCCATCCCCCGGCTGGATCTGACCCCTTACCCCAAGCCCACCGCCGCCCAGACCCGCTGGGTCATCCAGCTGCCGGGCGTGCTGCCTCCCGGCGCCGATCCGCGCCTCTCCCCCCACCCCAGCGACTGGCGGGTGCAGCTGATCCCCGGCCGGGAGGTGGAGGTGGATTGCAACCAGCAGGCCTTCCGCGGCCGCTTCCGTACCAGCAAGTTGAAGGGGCTGGGTGTCAGCGTCTACACCGTGAGCGATGTGGGGCCGACGGTGTCGACCCGCATGGCCTGCCCCCCCGGCCAGGCGAAACGCACGGTGTTCGTGCCCATGGGCAGCAAGCCCTTTGTCGTGCCCTACGACGCCAGCCGGCCGATCGTTCTGTACACCCCCAAGGATCTGCAGCTGCGTTGGCGGCTCTGGAAGGCCGAGAAGGTGCAGCAGCCGGCCCAGGCGCTCTGA
- a CDS encoding anthranilate synthase component I family protein, giving the protein MKHEPLPWLEPRSLARVLAARFGQDGLVLLDGDSSPLGRRGVLGVDPVACVSCRGLPDTPGAGDPFAVLAELERQGGPWLGWLAYEAGAWVEPAEHWQCSDMATLWAARHDPLIHFDRGEQRLWLEGHDPARMAAMVRLLADPATAAAVAAEVAADGAGIARDDWHWHTTPEAFAAQVRILREWIAAGDLFQANLTACCESLRPQRADPLMLYHRLVRHGPAPFAGLAIAGEEAVISASPERFLHLHADGRVETRPIKGTRPRDGDPDADAASAAALICDPKDRAENVMIVDLLRNDLGRVCLPGSVHVPQLLGLESYAHVHHLTSVVMGQLADGCGLVDLLRACWPGGSITGAPKVRACRRLNQLEPVPRGPYCGSLFHLGADGGFDSSILIRTLLQKGRRLRLHAGGGIVADSDPAGEAREMGWKIEPLLEALA; this is encoded by the coding sequence TTGAAGCACGAGCCGCTCCCCTGGCTGGAGCCCCGGTCCCTGGCCCGGGTGCTGGCGGCGCGCTTCGGCCAGGACGGGCTGGTGCTGCTCGATGGCGACAGCAGCCCCCTCGGCCGCCGTGGTGTGCTCGGGGTGGATCCGGTGGCCTGTGTGAGCTGCCGGGGCCTGCCGGACACCCCCGGGGCGGGCGATCCCTTCGCCGTTCTGGCGGAGCTGGAGCGCCAGGGCGGGCCTTGGCTGGGTTGGCTCGCCTACGAGGCCGGCGCCTGGGTGGAGCCCGCCGAGCACTGGCAGTGCTCCGACATGGCCACCCTGTGGGCGGCCCGCCACGACCCCCTGATCCACTTCGATCGGGGCGAGCAGCGGCTCTGGCTCGAGGGCCACGACCCCGCCCGGATGGCGGCCATGGTGCGGCTGCTGGCGGACCCGGCAACGGCCGCGGCGGTGGCCGCAGAGGTGGCCGCCGATGGGGCCGGCATCGCTCGGGACGACTGGCACTGGCACACCACCCCGGAGGCGTTCGCCGCCCAGGTGCGGATCCTGCGGGAATGGATCGCCGCCGGCGATCTGTTCCAGGCCAACCTCACCGCCTGCTGCGAGAGCCTGCGGCCGCAGCGGGCCGACCCCCTGATGCTCTACCACCGCCTGGTCCGGCACGGACCGGCCCCGTTCGCGGGCCTGGCGATCGCCGGCGAGGAGGCGGTGATCTCGGCCTCCCCCGAGCGTTTCCTGCACCTGCACGCCGATGGGCGGGTGGAGACGCGGCCGATCAAGGGCACCCGGCCACGCGACGGCGACCCCGACGCCGATGCCGCCAGTGCCGCCGCCCTGATCTGCGACCCCAAGGATCGGGCCGAGAACGTGATGATCGTCGACCTGTTACGCAACGACCTGGGCCGGGTCTGCCTGCCGGGGTCGGTGCATGTGCCCCAGCTGCTGGGGCTGGAGAGCTACGCCCACGTGCACCACCTCACCTCGGTGGTGATGGGCCAGCTCGCCGACGGCTGCGGCCTGGTGGACCTGCTGCGCGCCTGCTGGCCGGGGGGCTCGATCACGGGTGCCCCCAAGGTGCGCGCCTGCCGGCGCCTCAACCAGCTGGAGCCGGTGCCGCGGGGGCCCTACTGCGGCTCCCTGTTCCACCTCGGGGCCGACGGCGGTTTCGACAGCAGCATCCTCATCCGCACCCTGCTGCAGAAGGGCCGTCGCCTGCGGTTGCACGCCGGTGGCGGCATCGTCGCCGACTCCGACCCGGCTGGGGAGGCCCGGGAGATGGGCTGGAAGATCGAGCCCCTGCTGGAGGCCCTGGCATGA
- a CDS encoding TA system VapC family ribonuclease toxin — MPAGLLDVNVWVAAAFVAHPAHHSAQGVLLQATPAAPALFCRATQQGFLRLVSTEAICTAYQAASITNQDALAALEAFQALPQVDLVDEPIGMEALWWRLAGLTVAAPKRWMDAYLAAFAISSSTRMVTLDQDFRQFLAAGLDLELLQADSHGGG; from the coding sequence GTGCCGGCCGGCCTGCTTGATGTGAACGTGTGGGTGGCGGCGGCCTTCGTGGCCCATCCAGCCCATCACTCCGCCCAGGGGGTGCTGCTTCAGGCCACGCCTGCGGCTCCGGCCCTGTTCTGCCGAGCCACCCAGCAGGGCTTTCTGCGGCTGGTCTCCACTGAGGCGATCTGCACGGCCTACCAGGCGGCGTCGATCACGAATCAGGATGCGCTGGCTGCATTGGAGGCCTTTCAGGCCCTGCCCCAGGTCGACCTGGTGGACGAGCCGATCGGGATGGAGGCGCTCTGGTGGCGTTTGGCTGGGCTAACTGTGGCCGCACCGAAACGTTGGATGGATGCCTATCTGGCGGCCTTCGCCATCAGCAGCTCCACTCGAATGGTCACGTTGGATCAGGATTTTCGTCAGTTCCTTGCGGCGGGGCTTGATCTGGAACTCCTGCAGGCCGATTCCCATGGCGGAGGTTGA
- the urtE gene encoding urea ABC transporter ATP-binding subunit UrtE: MSTTSAQPLLQVSDLNVYYGESHILRNVDLTIHEGKMVCLIGRNGVGKTTFLKTVIGLLQQRSGTIHYQDGQFTTQPPYKRARAGIGYVSQGRDIIPQVTVKENLLLGMEALPGGLEKNRHIDPLIFDLFPILEKFLKRKGGDLSGGQQQQLAIARALLGKPKLLLLDEPTEGIQPSIILDIEHAVQRIMKETGISVLLVEQHLHFVRQSDFYYAMQRGGIVSSGQTDQLSDDVIKEFLTV; this comes from the coding sequence ATGTCCACCACCAGCGCCCAACCCCTGCTCCAGGTCTCCGACCTGAATGTCTATTACGGAGAAAGTCACATTCTCCGCAACGTTGACCTGACCATCCACGAAGGCAAGATGGTCTGCCTGATCGGCCGTAATGGCGTCGGCAAGACCACCTTCCTCAAGACGGTCATCGGGCTGCTGCAGCAGCGATCGGGGACCATCCATTACCAGGATGGTCAGTTCACGACCCAGCCGCCCTACAAGCGGGCCCGTGCCGGGATCGGCTATGTGTCCCAGGGCCGGGACATCATTCCCCAGGTGACGGTCAAGGAAAATCTGCTGCTCGGCATGGAGGCCCTGCCCGGGGGTCTGGAGAAGAACCGCCACATCGATCCTCTGATCTTCGACCTGTTCCCGATCCTCGAGAAGTTCCTGAAGCGCAAGGGGGGCGATCTCAGTGGCGGTCAGCAACAACAGCTGGCCATTGCCCGCGCCCTGCTGGGCAAGCCCAAGTTGCTGCTCCTGGATGAGCCAACCGAAGGCATTCAGCCCTCGATCATCCTCGACATCGAGCACGCCGTGCAGCGCATCATGAAAGAAACAGGCATCAGCGTGTTGCTGGTGGAGCAGCACCTGCACTTCGTGCGCCAGTCCGATTTCTACTACGCCATGCAGCGCGGCGGCATCGTCTCCAGTGGCCAGACCGACCAGCTTTCCGATGATGTGATCAAGGAATTCCTCACGGTCTGA
- the urtC gene encoding urea ABC transporter permease subunit UrtC, which translates to MKLFQRLVPWILLAIALFILPAALDDFRLNLFGRYFALSITALAIDLIWGYTGLLSLGQGIFFALGGYAVAMNLMLNTKSQAGGNGIPKFFENYGVDQLPFFWQPFWSPVFSLIALWVIPAAVAGVVGWLIFRNRIKGVYFSIITQAALMVFFHFFNGQQKLFDGTNGLKTSTSELFGQLVGSPDMQTWFYRLTVLLLPLAFLVCRYFTSGRFGDALIAIRDDESRLRFAGFNPVPFKTIVFLVAGALCGISGALYTVQSGIVSPQYMSISFSIEMVIWVAVGGRGTLVGPIIGATVVNYLRSLVSEALPEAWLFVQGALFIFVVVLMPDGIYGWITKGGFRTFLAAFGIAKKAKTYPQLDKEAIPVD; encoded by the coding sequence GTGAAACTCTTCCAACGACTCGTCCCCTGGATTCTCCTGGCAATTGCGCTGTTCATCCTTCCGGCAGCGCTCGACGACTTCCGCCTCAACCTCTTCGGCCGCTACTTCGCGCTGTCGATCACGGCCCTGGCGATCGACCTGATCTGGGGTTACACCGGTCTGTTGAGCCTGGGGCAGGGCATCTTCTTTGCCTTGGGTGGCTACGCGGTCGCCATGAACCTGATGCTCAACACCAAGAGCCAGGCGGGTGGCAACGGGATTCCCAAGTTCTTTGAGAATTACGGGGTTGATCAGCTTCCCTTCTTCTGGCAACCGTTCTGGTCGCCGGTGTTCTCCCTGATCGCCCTCTGGGTGATTCCTGCGGCTGTGGCCGGAGTGGTGGGTTGGCTGATCTTCAGAAACCGGATCAAAGGGGTGTACTTCTCGATCATCACCCAGGCGGCGTTGATGGTCTTCTTCCACTTCTTCAACGGCCAGCAGAAACTCTTCGACGGCACCAACGGCCTCAAGACCAGCACCAGCGAGCTGTTCGGCCAGCTGGTGGGATCGCCGGACATGCAGACCTGGTTCTACCGACTCACGGTGTTGCTTCTGCCCCTGGCCTTCCTTGTCTGTCGCTACTTCACCAGCGGCCGCTTCGGAGATGCGCTGATCGCCATCCGAGATGACGAAAGCCGGCTGCGCTTCGCCGGTTTCAACCCCGTGCCTTTCAAGACGATCGTCTTTCTGGTGGCTGGGGCCCTGTGTGGCATCTCCGGGGCCCTCTATACCGTCCAGTCCGGCATTGTGTCGCCCCAGTACATGTCGATCTCCTTCTCGATCGAGATGGTGATCTGGGTGGCAGTGGGTGGTCGTGGCACCCTGGTCGGTCCGATCATCGGAGCCACCGTGGTGAACTACCTGCGCAGCCTGGTCAGCGAAGCGCTGCCGGAGGCCTGGCTGTTCGTGCAGGGGGCCCTGTTCATCTTCGTGGTGGTTCTTATGCCTGACGGCATCTACGGGTGGATCACCAAAGGCGGCTTCCGCACCTTTCTGGCTGCCTTCGGCATTGCCAAGAAGGCCAAGACCTACCCCCAGCTGGACAAGGAGGCCATTCCGGTGGATTAG
- the fmdA gene encoding formamidase: MPKTLFSVDLTKPMDQQDMPGHNRWHPEIPAVASVNPGDVFRIECKDWTDGQIKNNDDPKDIEDVNLEVVHVLSGPIWVNGAQPGDILVVDILDVGALQGDEWGFTGIFAKENGGGFLTDHYPKAAKAIWDLEGIYTSSRHIPGVRFAGITHPGLIGCAPSQELLNEWNRRETELVKTAPDRRTYGAGLSGSEPVLAALPNPNSAILGTLPSSEFERVANEAARTVPPREHGGNCDIKNLTKGTRIYFPVYVEGAKLSMGDIHFSQGDGEISFCGAIEMSGYLDLHVEIIKGGMAKYGMVNPMFKTSPVEPHYTDYLVFEGISVDEFEGKQYYMDVHIAYRRACLNAIEYLKKFGYTGEQAYLLLSCAPVEGRISGIVDIPNACCTLAIPTSIFDQDILPC; encoded by the coding sequence ATGCCAAAAACACTCTTCTCCGTCGATCTCACCAAGCCGATGGATCAGCAGGACATGCCCGGTCACAACCGTTGGCATCCCGAGATCCCGGCCGTGGCCTCGGTGAATCCTGGTGACGTGTTCCGGATCGAATGCAAGGATTGGACCGATGGCCAGATCAAGAACAACGACGACCCCAAGGACATCGAAGATGTCAACCTGGAGGTCGTCCATGTCCTGAGCGGGCCGATCTGGGTCAATGGGGCCCAGCCCGGCGACATCCTGGTGGTCGACATTCTTGATGTCGGAGCCTTGCAGGGCGATGAATGGGGATTCACGGGCATCTTCGCCAAGGAGAACGGCGGTGGCTTCCTCACCGATCACTACCCCAAGGCCGCCAAGGCCATCTGGGATCTGGAGGGCATCTACACCTCCTCCCGCCACATTCCCGGCGTGCGCTTCGCCGGCATCACCCACCCGGGCCTGATCGGCTGCGCCCCTTCCCAGGAACTGCTGAATGAGTGGAACCGTCGTGAGACGGAACTGGTGAAGACCGCCCCCGACCGTCGCACCTATGGCGCCGGTCTCTCCGGCAGCGAACCGGTGCTGGCGGCCCTGCCCAACCCCAACAGCGCCATCCTCGGCACCCTCCCCTCCAGTGAGTTCGAGCGGGTGGCCAATGAAGCTGCCCGCACCGTGCCGCCCCGGGAGCACGGTGGCAACTGCGACATCAAGAACCTCACCAAGGGCACGCGGATCTACTTCCCTGTCTATGTCGAAGGCGCCAAGCTGTCGATGGGTGATATCCACTTCTCCCAGGGGGATGGGGAGATCTCCTTCTGCGGAGCCATCGAGATGTCCGGTTACCTCGATCTCCATGTGGAGATCATCAAAGGTGGCATGGCCAAGTATGGGATGGTCAACCCCATGTTCAAGACCAGTCCGGTGGAACCCCACTACACCGACTACCTGGTGTTCGAAGGCATCTCCGTCGATGAATTCGAGGGCAAGCAGTACTACATGGACGTGCACATCGCCTACCGGCGTGCCTGTCTCAACGCCATCGAGTACCTCAAGAAGTTCGGCTACACCGGCGAGCAGGCTTACCTGCTGCTGAGCTGTGCGCCGGTGGAAGGCAGGATCAGCGGCATCGTGGACATCCCCAACGCCTGCTGCACCCTGGCGATTCCCACCTCGATCTTCGATCAGGACATTCTCCCCTGCTGA
- a CDS encoding 7-carboxy-7-deazaguanine synthase QueE produces MAEVEVPAPVLPAIAVVETFHSLQGEGLHAGRSAFFIRVAGCDVGCPWCDTKHSWPQAAHPRRPLGELAAEASAAAAAGAAFVVITGGEPLQQPLDGLCAALAAVGLPLHLETSGVGELSGCFDWITLSPKPHRPPSADVLARCDELKVVVTSQDDLAFAEAMAAEAQRRPPSGAAGPELLLQPAWDESAAQELAVAYVRRHPSWRLSLQSHKWLGMR; encoded by the coding sequence ATGGCGGAGGTTGAGGTGCCTGCCCCAGTCCTGCCCGCGATCGCTGTGGTGGAGACCTTCCACTCCCTGCAGGGGGAGGGGCTCCATGCCGGCCGCAGCGCCTTCTTCATCCGCGTGGCGGGCTGCGACGTGGGCTGCCCCTGGTGCGACACCAAGCACTCCTGGCCGCAGGCGGCCCATCCGCGGCGCCCCCTGGGCGAACTGGCGGCCGAGGCCAGCGCCGCCGCCGCCGCCGGCGCCGCTTTCGTGGTGATCACCGGCGGCGAGCCCCTGCAGCAGCCCCTCGACGGCCTCTGTGCCGCCCTGGCTGCCGTTGGCCTGCCGCTGCACCTGGAAACGAGCGGCGTGGGGGAGCTCAGCGGCTGCTTTGACTGGATCACCCTCTCGCCCAAGCCCCACCGCCCACCGAGCGCCGACGTCCTGGCCCGCTGCGACGAGCTGAAGGTGGTAGTGACGTCCCAGGACGACCTGGCCTTCGCTGAAGCCATGGCGGCCGAAGCCCAGCGGCGGCCGCCGTCCGGCGCTGCCGGCCCCGAGCTGTTGCTCCAGCCCGCCTGGGACGAGTCGGCCGCCCAGGAGCTGGCGGTGGCCTACGTGCGGCGCCACCCCAGCTGGCGGCTGAGCCTGCAGAGCCACAAGTGGCTGGGGATGCGCTGA
- a CDS encoding aminotransferase class IV produces the protein MSGIGDTGPGPRAIAWIDAPAPQGTWGDPDQLSLPLNDRGLLLADGLFETVLVQAGRPRLLAEHLARWRASAASLGMAPPPGADRVRPLLAEAVARSGLRGDGALRLNWSRGSGRGRGLGLPGPGEPQGQPRFWLQLSPWTRPIAPVAVIVSRLERRSPDSLVGRCKTFAYAGAIQALREARAAGADDALLLGGGGGLCCGTSANLLVRLKGAWITPPLASGCLPGVMRGRGLALGLVREGGLGVADLLASEGALLINSLGLRLIRRCEGRELPLPSGAESLWERLLASA, from the coding sequence ATGAGCGGTATCGGCGACACCGGCCCGGGGCCCAGGGCCATCGCCTGGATCGATGCGCCAGCGCCGCAAGGAACCTGGGGCGACCCGGACCAGCTCAGCCTGCCCCTGAACGACCGGGGCCTGCTGCTGGCCGATGGCTTGTTCGAGACGGTGCTGGTTCAGGCGGGGCGCCCCCGGCTGCTGGCGGAGCACCTGGCGCGCTGGCGGGCTTCGGCCGCCAGCCTGGGCATGGCCCCACCCCCCGGGGCCGATCGGGTGCGGCCGCTGCTGGCGGAGGCCGTGGCCCGCAGCGGCCTCCGCGGCGATGGCGCCCTGCGGCTCAACTGGAGCCGGGGCAGTGGCCGCGGGCGGGGTCTTGGCCTGCCGGGGCCGGGCGAACCCCAGGGGCAGCCGCGCTTCTGGTTGCAACTGAGTCCCTGGACGCGTCCCATCGCACCGGTGGCGGTGATCGTCAGCCGCCTGGAGCGGCGCAGCCCCGACAGCCTGGTCGGCCGCTGCAAGACCTTCGCCTATGCCGGTGCCATCCAGGCCCTGCGGGAGGCCCGGGCCGCCGGCGCCGACGATGCCCTGTTGCTGGGCGGCGGCGGTGGCCTTTGCTGCGGCACCAGCGCCAACCTGCTCGTGCGGCTCAAGGGCGCGTGGATCACGCCGCCCCTGGCCAGCGGCTGCCTGCCGGGGGTGATGCGGGGCCGAGGGCTGGCCCTGGGGCTGGTGCGGGAGGGCGGCCTCGGCGTCGCCGACCTGCTCGCCAGCGAGGGGGCCCTGCTGATCAACAGCCTGGGCCTCCGGCTGATCCGCCGTTGCGAGGGCCGTGAGCTGCCCCTGCCGAGCGGTGCCGAGAGCCTGTGGGAGCGGCTGCTGGCGTCGGCTTAG
- the urtD gene encoding urea ABC transporter ATP-binding protein UrtD: MSEPLLELNDVSVSFDGFYALTDLSLKLYKGELKSIIGPNGAGKTTFLDVITGKVRPTKGTVTFKGKSLLGVSEQKISRNGIGRKFQTPRVFENLTVLRNLELSASPEKNAFSLLGSSLPQSSKDEVHRIMNYVGLTPFATVKAGSLSHGQKQWLAIASLVAQAPEVLLLDEPVAGLTDEETLRTAELIKSLAGDHTVVVIEHDMEFIRDLGFDVTVLHQGQVLTQGPLETVKSDPRVIEVYLGPPEQ, from the coding sequence ATGTCAGAACCTCTACTCGAGCTCAATGACGTCAGCGTGAGTTTCGACGGCTTCTACGCCCTCACCGACCTCAGCCTGAAGCTCTACAAGGGTGAGTTGAAGTCCATCATCGGCCCCAACGGTGCTGGCAAGACCACCTTTCTGGATGTGATCACCGGCAAGGTACGGCCCACAAAGGGAACAGTGACTTTCAAAGGGAAGTCCCTGCTGGGTGTGTCCGAGCAGAAAATCTCCCGCAATGGCATCGGCCGCAAGTTTCAAACCCCGCGGGTGTTTGAGAATCTCACGGTGCTGCGCAACCTGGAGCTGTCCGCCTCGCCGGAAAAAAACGCCTTCAGCCTGTTGGGCTCCAGCCTGCCCCAGTCCTCGAAGGATGAGGTGCACCGCATCATGAATTACGTCGGCCTGACGCCGTTTGCCACCGTCAAGGCAGGCTCGCTCTCCCACGGCCAGAAGCAGTGGCTGGCCATCGCTTCCCTCGTGGCCCAGGCCCCGGAAGTGCTGCTGCTCGATGAACCCGTCGCCGGTCTCACGGACGAGGAAACCCTGCGCACCGCCGAACTGATCAAGTCCCTGGCCGGCGACCACACCGTGGTCGTCATCGAGCACGACATGGAGTTCATCCGCGACCTGGGATTTGACGTCACCGTGTTGCACCAGGGACAGGTGCTGACGCAGGGGCCGCTGGAGACGGTCAAGTCCGACCCGCGGGTGATCGAGGTCTACCTGGGGCCGCCCGAACAGTAA